The Drechmeria coniospora strain ARSEF 6962 chromosome 02, whole genome shotgun sequence genome has a segment encoding these proteins:
- a CDS encoding adaptor protein complex AP-2, medium chain, whose protein sequence is MISGVLIFNQKGENLIFRAFRNDCRPRLADVFRIQVISNAQVRSPILTLGSTTFSHVKHENIYLVAITKSNANAALVFEFLYRLIQLGKGYFGKFDEEAVKNNFVLVYELLDEIIDFGYPQNTETDTLKMYITTEGVKSEVRPEDTSKITMQATGALSWRKADVRYRKNEAFVDVIEDVNLLMSATGAVLRADVTGQIVMRAYLSGTPECKFGLNDRLLLDNDGLQSYPSGNRTGSKATKAAAGSVTLEDCQFHQCVKLGKFDTDRIISFVPPDGEFELMRYRSTENVNLPFKVHAIVNEVGRTKVEYSIGVKANFGSKLFATNVIVKIPTPLNTAKIIERCTQGKAKYEPSENNIVWKIGRFTGQSEYVLSAEALLTSMTNQRAWSRPPLSMNFSLLMFTSSGLLVRYLKVFEKSNYSSVKWVRYMTRAVPTTWRKQCGLFLCITMFTCAHPWARVVPPSSCPVHRPFDSTCDGDAALLGLPLGSTLPGATGQNLVNMHCPRLLRDAPHTTPHHCHSMTHLAVDVMYAEWRWLCDERWTSEITPQPWFANLRTDLIVLG, encoded by the exons ATGATCTCAGGCGTCCTCATTTTCAATCAAAAGGGCGAGAACCTCATCTTCCGCGCCTTTCGCAACGACTGCCGTccccgcctcgccgacgtcttTCGCATCCAAGTCATCTCCAACGCACAAGTCCGGTCGCCGATCCTGACGCTCGGCAGCACCACCTTTAGCCACGTCAAACACGAGAACATctacctcgtcgccatcaccaaGAGCAATGCCAatgccgccctcgtcttcgAGTTCCTCTACCGCCTCATCCAGCTCGGCAAGGGCTACTTTGGCAAgttcgacgaggaggccgtcaAGAACAACTTTGTCCTCGTCTACGAACTTCTCGATG AAATCATCGACTTTGGCTATCCCCAAAACACCGAGACCGACACGCTCAAGATGTACATAACCACCGAGGGCGTCAAGTCCGAGGTTCGTCCCGAGGACACGTCCAAGATCACCATGCAGGCTACCGGTGCCCTCTCCTGGCGAAAGGCCGACGTCCGATACCGAAAGAACgaggcctttgtcgacgtcatcgaggaCGTCAACCTCCTCATGTCCGCcaccggcgccgtcctgcGAGCCGACGTGACCGGCCAGATCGTTATGCGCGCCTATCTGTCCGGCACGCCCGAGTGCAAGTTCGGCCTCAACGAccgcctgctgctcgacAACGATGGGCTCCAGAGCTATCCCAGCGGCAACCGCACCGGCTCCAAGGCGaccaaggccgccgccggcagcgtCACCCTCGAGGACTGCCAGTTCCACCAGTGCGTCAAGCTGGGCAAGTTCGACACGGACAGGATCATCAGCTTCGTGCCCCCCGACGGCGAGTTCGAGCTCATGCGCTACCGCTCCACCGAAAACGTCAACCTCCCCTTCAAGGTTCACGCCATCGTCAACGAGGTTGGTCGCACCAAGGTCGAGTACAGCATCGGCGTCAAGGCCAACTTCGGTTCCAAACTCTTTGCCACCAACGTCATCGTCAAGATACCGACGCCCCTCAACACGGCCAAGATTATCGAGCGCTGCACCCAGGGCAAGGCCAAGTATGAACCGAGCGAGAACAACATCGTCTGGAAGATTGGCAGGTTCACCGGCCAGAGCGAGTACGTTCTCAGCGCCGAGGCTCTGCTCACGAGCATGACCAACCAGCGAGCCTGGAGTCGACCGCCTCTGAGCATGAACTTTAGTCTGCTCATGTTTACGAGCTCTGGCTTGCTGGTGCGGTACCTCAAGGTGTTTGAGAAGAGCAATTATTCGAGTGTCAAGTGGGTTCGTTACATGACGAGGGCCG TGCCAACCACCTGGCGCAAGCAATGCGGACTATTCCTTTGCATCACCATGTTTACCTGTGCTCATCCTTGGGCCCGAGTCGTccctccctcctcttgcCCCGTCCATCGGCCGTTCGATTCGACTTGCGATGGTGATGCCGCCCTTCTCGGCCTCCCACTCGGTTCGACACTACCTGGTGCCACTGGGCAGAATCTCGTCAACATGCACTGCCCCAGACTCCTGCGCGACGCACCACACACAACACCGCACCATTGTCACAGCATGACGcatctcgccgtcgatgtcATGTACGCAGAGTGGCGATGGTTATGCGACGAGCGTTGGACATCGGAAATTACCCCCCAGCCCTGGTTTGCAAACTTGCGTACCGACTTGATTGTGCTTGGCTAG
- a CDS encoding phospholipase D has translation MSTPVEFPASFVRPWLELLRSHQSEQQQDFPNRHVAHPESLITTSIPKSLDLGTGLSIFTRAILPAILSATHSVHFVTCYWAASPTLDALRETLWQLASSRKHRTAGAPKLRITIGFSSSGLLQKLFHTSSRAGHIYPPAQWRKLGLPDESSLRDGGIELTVKSLFFTPLSVIHPKYVIVDEARAFVPSCNVSWERWFEGCIELEGEAVSTMLSLHAAVWEIGSRSRSLPNANINNNAATGGNFQSRHSATEGDGEVLESITSCTALSDGPYGRGLSTTQSIKIAFPHPVPTIFLPSSHHRNPRFTFFPFLSRSRPPMTPLNGALLTLFANAQSDIAILTPNMTSWPVLDALLDALDRGVNVQIRTSKNMMLIEQLITAGTTTSRCLGHLVKKYRQRQRQRQRSDLEAQAASLGRLEILYYKPLDGRGDEPVFSHFKMTSVDHDYLVLGSGNMDRASWWTSQELGVLLYVPGFAASKMCDSVLNMRTELYFTSAGY, from the coding sequence ATGTCAACACCAGTCGAATTCCCCGCCTCGTTCGTGAGACCGTGGCTCGAACTATTGCGGTCTCACCAAAGCGAACAGCAGCAGGACTTCCCCAACCGGCACGTCGCACATCCAGAGTCCCTCATCACCACGAGCATCCCGAAATCCCTTGACCTGGGCACCGGCCTCTCGATCTTCACCCGCGCCATCCTTCCGGCCATTCTGTCCGCCACCCACTCCGTTCACTTCGTCACCTGCTACTGGGCAGCTTCCCCCACGCTCGATGCGCTTCGGGAGACCCTTTGGCAGCTTGCCTCGTCGCGAAAGCACCGCACCGCCGGCGCGCCAAAGCTACGCATCACCATCGGTTTTTCTTCCAGTGGACTTCTGCAGAAGCTCTTTCACACCTCCTCCAGGGCCGGCCACATCTATCCGCCAGCCCAATGGCGCAAGCTGGGCCTTCCGGACGAAAGCTCGCTCcgggacggcggcatcgaacTGACGGTCAAGAGTCTCTTCTTCACCCCTCTGAGCGTTATCCATCCCAAAtacgtcatcgtcgacgaggcaagaGCCTTCGTCCCCAGCTGCAACGTAAGCTGGGAGCGCTGGTTCGAGGGCTGCATCGAGCTGGAGGGGGAGGCCGTGTCGACCATGCTGTCCTTGCACGCCGCCGTTTGGGAAATCGGGTCAAGATCAAGATCGTTGCCGAATGCCAACATCAATAACAACGCTGCGACCGGCGGCAACTTCCAAAGCAGGCATTCCGCAACGGAAGGAGACGGAGAGGTGTTGGAATCGATCACGAGCTGCACTGCCTTGTCCGATGGCCCCTACGGCCGTGGCTTGTCGACCACCCAGTCCATCAAGATTGCCTTTCCACACCCGGTCCCGACGATATTCCTGCCGTCATCGCACCACCGAAATCCCCGCTTCACTTTCTTTCCATTCTTGTCGCGGTCCAGGCCGCCCATGACGCCGCTCAACGGCGCGCTCCTTACCCTCTTCGCCAACGCGCAGAGTGACATTGCCATCCTGACGCCCAACATGACCTCCTGGCCTgtgctcgacgccctcctcgacgccctcgaccggGGTGTCAACGTGCAGATTCGGACGAGCAAGAACATGATGTTGATCGAGCAGCTCATCACGGCCGGCACAACCACGTCGAGATGCCTCGGTCATCTTGTCAAGAAGTATCGACagcggcagaggcagaggcagaggtcGGATCTCGAGGCCCAGGCCGCGTCGCTGGGGAGGCTGGAGATATTGTACTACAAGCCCCTCGACGgtcgcggcgacgagccggtCTTTAGCCATTTCAAGATGACCTCGGTCGACCACGACTATCTCGTTCTCGGCTCCGGCAACATGGACAGGGCCAGCTGGTGGACGAGCCAGGAGCTGGGCGTGCTCCTGTACGTGCCCGGATTTGCCGCAAGCAAGATGTGCGACTCGGTCTTGAACATGCGCACGGAGCTTTACTTTACTTCGGCCGGCTACTGA
- a CDS encoding DSBA oxidoreductase codes for MTTFRITVTSDTVCPWCYVGRRQLQRAQQLWRQRYPDRADSFSVTYAPFQLNPTWPKGPASSKDKTQFYHEKFGPERTAMMQQRLSQFGREVGIVFKYGGRTGNTRDSHRLVHLAKRYGEEVELKTVDGLFAAYFENEKDITQYETLKEVATAAGIPVDVFQTAIVESDSGGPEVDEAAAMARLSGVSGVPDYQIQDSFRLNGAREPEAFVEIFEKIKASGEGGD; via the coding sequence ATGACCACCTTTCGCATCACCGTCACGTCCGATACTGTCTGCCCCTGGTGCtacgtcggccgtcgacagcTCCAACGCGCGCAGCAGCTCTGGAGGCAGAGATATCCCGACCGCGCCGACTCCTTCTCCGTCACCTATGCCCCCTTCCAGCTCAACCCGACCTGGCCAAAGGGCCCCGCCTCGAGCAAGGACAAGACGCAGTTCTACCATGAAAAGTTCGGCCCCGAGCGTACCGCCATGATGCAGCAGCGGCTATCGCAGTTTGGCCGcgaggtcggcatcgtcTTCAAGTACGGCGGGCGCACCGGCAACACGCGCGACTCGCATCGTCTCGTGCACCTGGCCAAGAGATacggcgaggaggtggagCTCAAAACGGTCGACGGCTTGTTTGCCGCCTACTTCGAGAACGAAAAGGACATCACCCAGTACGAAACGCTCAAGGAggtcgccacggccgccggcatccCGGTCGACGTCTTTCAaaccgccatcgtcgagagcGACTCGGGCGGACCAgaggtcgacgaagccgccgcgaTGGCCAGGCTGAGCGGCGTCTCGGGCGTGCCGGATTACCAGATCcaggacagcttccggttGAACGGCGCTCGGGAGCCCGAGGCATTCGTGGAAATTTTCGAGAAGATCAAGGCGTCGGGAGAGGGAGGCGACTAG
- a CDS encoding aquaporin-2: MPKINFHLKSILAVRKKVKANKADQVLPSAYRNGLTVIVGEFCGTFMFLLLAFIGTQAALDQNYPGNTDAPLFPATLLYIASSFGSSVAVNVWIFFRVTGGMFNPAIVAGIAAAAVADGLLPGPLLVADTLSNGTSVVRGLFIEMFLTSQLVLTVYFLAVEKHRATFLAPIGIGIAVFIAHLCGTNFTGTGINPARSFGPCVVTGDFTTYQWIYWVGPFMGSFLAWGAYSLLKWLDYATANPGQDAADDVEKGNRAKIVHVGPGNAARKPNGHRSMPSDVTTLASPTAPDMGRRETTTSADGPSNSDAGPSESSPSTVDRASAENQSSAAPAADRAEGAASKK, from the exons ATGCCAAAGATAAATTTCCACCTCAAGTCCATCCTGGCCGTGAGGAAGAAGGTGAAGGCGAACAAGGCGGATCAGGTTCTCCCCAGCGCCTACCGGAATGGCctcaccgtcatcgtcggcgagttCTGCGGAACCTTCATGTTCCTGCTCCTCGCCTTCATCGGCACCCAGGCGGCGCTGGACCAAAACTACCCGGGCAACACGGACGCGCCCTTGTTCCCGGCCACGCTGCTCTACATCGCCTCGTCCTTTggctcgtccgtcgccgtcaatgTGTGGATCTTCTTCCGCGTCACCGGCGGCATGTTCAACCCAGCC ATTGTCGcgggcatcgccgccgccgccgtcgctgacgGGCTCCTGCCGGgtcccctcctcgtcgccgacacgcTCTCCAACGGGACGAGCGTCGTCCGCGGTCTCTTCATCGAGATGTTCCTCACCTCGCAGCTCGTGCTGACCGTCtacttcctcgccgtcgagaagcACCGAGCGACGTTCCTGGCCCcgatcggcatcggcatcgcggTCTTCATCGCTCACCTCTGCGGCACCAACttcaccggcaccggcatcaaTCCTGCCCGGTCATTTGGCCCCTGCGTCGTCACCGGGGACTTCACCACCTACCAGTGGATCTACTGGGTCGGGCCCTTCATGGGCTCCTTCCTGGCCTGGGGCGCCTACAGCCTGCTCAAGTGGCTCGACTACGCGACCGCCAACCCGGGTcaggacgcggccgacgacgtcgagaagGGTAACAGGGCCAAGATTGTCCACGTCGGGCCGGGCAACGCCGCGCGGAAGCCGAACGGCCACCGTTCGATGCCGAGCGACGTGACGACACTTGCGtcaccgacggcgcccgaCATGGGACggagggagacgacgacgtcagCAGATGGGCCGAGCAACTCGGATGCCGGGCCGAGCgagagctcgccgagcaccgTCGATcgcgcgtcggccgagaaTCAGAGCAGcgccgcccccgccgccgacagaGCGGAAGGCGCCGCTTCGAAAAAGTAA